The following are from one region of the Polyangiaceae bacterium genome:
- a CDS encoding SUMF1/EgtB/PvdO family nonheme iron enzyme produces MTVRALGRWALLGLGLGLPIVGAPSTLHAADTRPHFGREAKNPAEHAVTGGLVTLRAPRSLMIRVPASTFYMGSTVTEVLDAVAMCAREPLGHRCREEMFSDELSRHRVHLDGYWLDRTEVTVEAYGRCVALGRCRAQPFADGAERFNRPRYPATFVSWDDARDYCKFRGARLPTEAELERAGRGVENRRFPWGNLYNSHAANHGRLGLDTTDAGDGFSELAPVGSFPAGRTPEGFLDLAGNVAEWASDRYVPGYAEGATTNPKGPPNLLGTAGRVVRGGHYGSAGPWLRSAARGNADPTARSPHIGFRCARSDNPRRDAQGSD; encoded by the coding sequence GTGACGGTGCGCGCGCTCGGACGATGGGCCCTGCTCGGGCTCGGGCTGGGTCTGCCCATCGTCGGAGCACCTTCGACGCTACACGCCGCCGACACGCGTCCTCACTTCGGTCGCGAGGCGAAGAACCCCGCGGAGCACGCCGTCACGGGTGGTCTGGTCACCCTGCGTGCGCCGCGCTCGCTGATGATCCGGGTGCCGGCTTCCACGTTCTACATGGGCTCCACGGTGACGGAGGTGCTCGACGCCGTCGCCATGTGCGCCCGTGAGCCCCTCGGCCATCGCTGCCGCGAGGAGATGTTCTCCGACGAGCTCAGTCGCCACCGCGTGCACCTCGACGGCTACTGGCTGGATCGCACCGAGGTCACGGTCGAGGCCTATGGCCGCTGCGTCGCCCTCGGGCGCTGTCGCGCCCAGCCATTTGCCGACGGCGCCGAACGCTTCAATCGCCCCCGCTATCCGGCCACCTTCGTGAGCTGGGACGACGCCCGGGACTACTGCAAGTTCCGCGGCGCCCGGCTGCCCACGGAGGCCGAGCTCGAGCGGGCCGGCCGGGGCGTGGAGAACCGCCGCTTTCCCTGGGGCAATCTGTACAACTCCCACGCCGCCAACCACGGCCGCTTGGGCCTCGACACCACCGACGCCGGCGACGGCTTCTCCGAGCTGGCGCCGGTCGGCTCGTTCCCCGCCGGACGCACTCCCGAGGGCTTCCTCGATCTCGCGGGCAACGTCGCCGAGTGGGCGTCGGACCGCTACGTCCCGGGCTACGCCGAGGGCGCCACGACCAATCCCAAGGGCCCGCCGAACCTGCTCGGCACCGCCGGCCGCGTGGTTCGCGGCGGGCACTACGGCAGCGCCGGCCCCTGGCTGCGCAGCGCGGCCCGCGGCAACGCCGATCCCACCGCGCGCAGCCCGCACATCGGCTTCCGCTGTGCCCGCTCCGACAATCCCCGTCGCGATGCTCAAGGAAGTGATTGA
- a CDS encoding RNA methyltransferase: MIEPTPAVQLPLHRQTTFVLVRPHYPENVGAAARAIKTMGFTQLTLVKPGRLAAPRHEMALKMAVKSRDVLLAAPVVDTLPQALEGVDFVVATTARPGVSGVLAPRTIAPELLDRAERGERIAIVFGNEKTGLSSEDLELAGARVRIPMAANQPSVNLAQATQLIAYELFTSALAHAQGPSSA, encoded by the coding sequence GTGATTGAGCCGACCCCCGCGGTGCAGCTCCCGCTGCATCGCCAGACGACGTTCGTCTTGGTGCGCCCGCACTACCCCGAGAACGTGGGCGCCGCCGCTCGCGCCATCAAGACCATGGGCTTCACCCAGCTGACGTTGGTGAAGCCGGGACGCTTGGCGGCACCTCGCCACGAGATGGCGCTCAAGATGGCAGTGAAATCGCGGGACGTGCTGCTCGCCGCGCCGGTCGTCGACACGCTGCCCCAAGCCCTCGAGGGCGTCGATTTCGTGGTGGCCACCACCGCGCGCCCCGGCGTCAGCGGCGTGCTCGCGCCCCGCACCATCGCTCCGGAGCTGCTCGACCGCGCCGAGCGCGGCGAGCGCATCGCCATCGTCTTCGGCAACGAGAAGACCGGCCTCTCCAGCGAGGATCTGGAGCTGGCCGGCGCCCGCGTCCGCATCCCGATGGCCGCCAACCAGCCCTCCGTCAATCTGGCTCAGGCCACACAGCTCATCGCCTATGAGCTGTTCACGTCGGCGCTGGCACACGCCCAAGGCCCAAGCTCCGCTTGA
- a CDS encoding aminotransferase class I/II-fold pyridoxal phosphate-dependent enzyme encodes MLVDLRSDTVTRPSAEMRRRMAAAEVGDDIYGEDPSVRALEERVASLLGKERALFVPSGTMSNQLALMVQTKRGDEIVIGEGSHCAWFESGAAGALSGVQIAVAGQGGLFDVAELEAALKPKAFYMPRTALVVLENSHNRSGGRVFPQDAAERVAARARELSLAVHLDGARLWNAAAATGLSLERLARPADTVSVCFSKGLGAPVGSALVGPDALLTEAHRFRRMLGGAMRQSGILAAAALYALDANMSRLVEDHDKAKAFARVLSQARGARVDVSAVETNIVNVVLERANEDAVLAAAKERGVLLGTIAPRTLRAVMHLDASAADVERGAGLLAAVIEEQTHAAEEHHT; translated from the coding sequence ATGCTCGTCGATCTTCGTTCCGACACCGTCACCCGTCCCAGCGCCGAGATGCGCCGCCGCATGGCGGCCGCGGAGGTGGGCGACGACATCTACGGAGAAGATCCCAGCGTGCGCGCGCTGGAAGAGCGCGTGGCGTCCCTGCTGGGCAAGGAGCGCGCGCTGTTCGTGCCCTCGGGCACCATGAGCAACCAGCTGGCGCTGATGGTGCAAACGAAGCGGGGCGACGAGATCGTGATCGGCGAGGGCTCTCACTGCGCCTGGTTCGAGTCGGGGGCGGCGGGCGCCCTGAGCGGCGTTCAGATTGCCGTGGCGGGCCAGGGCGGCCTGTTCGACGTGGCGGAGCTCGAGGCCGCCCTCAAGCCGAAGGCGTTCTACATGCCGCGCACCGCGTTGGTGGTGCTGGAGAACAGCCACAATCGCTCGGGTGGCCGCGTGTTTCCCCAAGATGCCGCGGAGCGCGTGGCCGCCCGCGCGCGGGAGCTGTCCCTCGCGGTGCACCTCGACGGCGCGCGGCTGTGGAATGCCGCCGCGGCCACCGGCCTCTCCCTCGAACGCTTGGCGCGCCCCGCGGATACCGTCAGCGTGTGCTTCTCCAAGGGGCTCGGCGCACCGGTGGGCTCCGCGCTGGTGGGCCCCGACGCGCTGCTCACCGAGGCTCATCGCTTCCGTCGCATGCTCGGCGGCGCCATGCGGCAGAGCGGCATCCTGGCCGCCGCGGCGCTGTACGCGCTGGACGCCAACATGAGCCGTCTCGTCGAAGACCACGACAAGGCCAAGGCCTTTGCCCGAGTGCTGAGCCAGGCGCGGGGCGCGAGGGTGGACGTGTCGGCGGTAGAGACGAACATCGTCAACGTGGTGCTCGAGCGCGCGAACGAAGACGCCGTGCTGGCAGCCGCGAAGGAGCGCGGAGTGCTGCTCGGTACCATCGCCCCGCGCACGCTGCGCGCCGTGATGCACCTGGACGCGAGCGCAGCGGACGTGGAGCGCGGCGCGGGGCTCCTCGCCGCCGTGATCGAAGAGCAGACCCACGCCGCCGAGGAGCACCACACGTGA
- a CDS encoding tetratricopeptide repeat protein produces MKRGLALVVAWAVAGCAPSLPEPYLQDRAAAERAYASGRYEEAARHWRAAYQSADKKRDRAEALYRQAASLRRAGQNEDARRVLEELLKNFPKSSRAARAAYDVAQIEIDTGDPARGYALLEQSMVDRPASGLAPRALVQYASWLQDQKGGEAALAWLESLDARLGKTELGESIAYAKAKKLDELDHQDAALAAYLWVADHYPYPDGAYWDDALWYAAKIEKQRSHPAQAVELLERMLHQREPSHLQGSYEKPRYAEAQFEIAKLYRDALNQPGRAMDAFHQVYASFPTTLLRDDALWQEALLARKAGDGRRVCSAVTTLAKELPDSRYAPCARALCPSAPTPKGSHSCHAYVLRDLEP; encoded by the coding sequence GTGAAGCGCGGCTTGGCGCTGGTCGTCGCCTGGGCCGTGGCGGGCTGCGCGCCGAGCCTGCCGGAGCCGTACCTGCAGGATCGCGCGGCGGCAGAGCGCGCGTATGCGAGCGGCCGCTACGAGGAAGCGGCGCGCCACTGGCGCGCCGCCTACCAGAGCGCCGACAAGAAGCGCGACCGCGCGGAGGCACTCTATCGACAGGCCGCGTCACTGCGACGCGCGGGGCAGAACGAGGACGCGCGGCGAGTGCTGGAAGAGCTGCTGAAGAACTTCCCCAAGAGCTCCCGCGCGGCGCGCGCCGCCTATGACGTCGCGCAAATCGAGATCGACACCGGCGACCCGGCGCGAGGTTACGCACTGCTCGAGCAAAGCATGGTCGACCGCCCTGCCTCCGGCCTCGCTCCCCGAGCGCTGGTGCAGTACGCGAGCTGGCTGCAGGACCAGAAGGGGGGCGAGGCGGCGCTGGCTTGGCTCGAGAGCCTCGACGCGCGCTTGGGCAAGACGGAGCTCGGCGAGAGCATCGCCTACGCAAAAGCGAAGAAGCTCGACGAGCTCGACCACCAAGACGCCGCTCTGGCCGCCTATCTGTGGGTGGCCGATCACTATCCCTACCCCGACGGCGCCTACTGGGACGACGCCCTGTGGTACGCCGCCAAGATCGAGAAGCAGCGCTCCCACCCCGCCCAGGCCGTAGAGCTCCTCGAGCGCATGCTGCACCAGCGGGAGCCGTCCCACTTGCAGGGCAGCTACGAAAAGCCGCGCTACGCCGAGGCTCAGTTCGAGATCGCGAAGCTCTACCGCGACGCGTTGAACCAACCCGGACGGGCGATGGACGCCTTCCACCAGGTATACGCGAGCTTCCCCACCACGCTGCTCCGAGACGACGCCCTGTGGCAGGAAGCGCTGCTGGCGCGGAAGGCCGGCGATGGGCGCCGCGTGTGCAGCGCGGTCACCACGCTGGCGAAAGAGCTGCCCGACTCACGCTACGCGCCGTGCGCGCGCGCCCTGTGCCCCTCGGCGCCGACGCCCAAGGGCAGCCACAGCTGTCACGCCTACGTGCTCAGGGATCTCGAACCCTGA
- a CDS encoding FHA domain-containing protein, which yields MKCDRCGRDNPDDLRFCQDCGNRLSAPRVEATPPRGVALGGEAGVRARPPAPEFDFSPKMESDGVTCGRCGTVNPPGSRFCPECGNNLAEPPPPVAAAPVVNLASGPVAPVGPIVCTRCRGKNEPGMTYCQYCGARLDTAEAAERPYREPQETRPESPVARMPSAPPPRPEPPPPAASHARFIVIAQDGSPGRQYPLSDDQTDVGREEGDIQLPGDPYVSPRHARVTRRNGQYFVRDLGSTNGVFVRLRGSETLHDGDLVLVGLEVLRFEVVNDAEKGFGPAVELGTQVFGSPATGRHARLCQRTIEGVTRDVYYLSRDETVIGRESGDLVFTGDPFMSRRHATLVRDTATGGFSLKDLGSSNGTYLRIRGEHPLTDGDHVRVGQHLFRLELGGQG from the coding sequence GTGAAGTGCGACCGCTGCGGGCGGGACAACCCGGATGATCTCAGGTTTTGCCAGGACTGTGGCAATCGTCTGAGCGCGCCTCGGGTAGAAGCAACGCCGCCGCGGGGAGTCGCCCTCGGCGGTGAGGCCGGTGTGCGCGCCCGGCCGCCCGCACCGGAGTTCGATTTCTCCCCCAAGATGGAGAGTGACGGGGTGACCTGCGGTCGTTGTGGAACGGTGAATCCCCCGGGCAGCCGCTTCTGCCCGGAGTGCGGCAACAACCTCGCAGAGCCGCCGCCTCCCGTCGCGGCAGCGCCGGTGGTGAACTTGGCTTCCGGTCCCGTGGCCCCCGTGGGTCCCATCGTGTGCACACGGTGCCGCGGCAAGAACGAGCCGGGCATGACCTACTGCCAGTACTGTGGTGCGCGACTGGACACGGCCGAGGCGGCGGAGCGACCCTATCGCGAGCCGCAAGAAACGCGACCCGAGTCCCCCGTGGCCCGCATGCCCTCCGCGCCGCCGCCGCGTCCCGAGCCACCACCACCCGCCGCGAGCCACGCCCGCTTCATCGTCATCGCTCAAGACGGCAGCCCCGGCCGGCAGTACCCCCTGAGCGACGATCAGACCGACGTGGGACGGGAAGAGGGCGACATCCAGCTGCCCGGCGACCCCTACGTCTCCCCCCGGCATGCCCGGGTGACCCGACGAAACGGCCAATATTTCGTCCGGGACCTGGGCTCCACCAACGGCGTCTTCGTTCGCCTCCGGGGCAGCGAGACACTGCACGATGGGGACTTGGTCTTGGTGGGGCTGGAGGTGTTAAGGTTCGAGGTCGTGAACGACGCCGAGAAGGGCTTCGGGCCGGCCGTCGAGCTGGGAACCCAGGTATTTGGGTCGCCCGCGACGGGGCGCCACGCTCGTCTCTGCCAACGGACCATCGAAGGCGTTACCCGGGATGTCTACTATTTGTCACGCGACGAGACGGTCATCGGCCGGGAATCTGGCGACCTCGTGTTCACGGGTGATCCCTTCATGAGCCGGCGACACGCGACGCTCGTTCGCGATACTGCGACGGGCGGGTTCAGTCTCAAGGACCTCGGCTCGTCGAACGGAACCTACTTGCGAATCCGGGGTGAACACCCGCTCACGGATGGCGATCACGTGCGAGTCGGCCAGCATCTGTTCCGACTCGAGCTCGGCGGGCAGGGCTGA
- a CDS encoding Stp1/IreP family PP2C-type Ser/Thr phosphatase produces the protein MSDDAELTLDVFGRTDVGQIREHNEDNFLVADLTRKSRSLMETDRHQQVGRRGTVLGVCDGMGGAAAGEVASQLAVDIIYERLAQGDPPLDRDDLARRLVKAVEDAGVRIFNEARADRTRRGMGTTATIAALLDSRLFVAQVGDSRAYILRGDKLVQVTRDQSLVNQLIEAGQLTEEEAETFEHNNIILQALGTADTVQVDLTYVDLRTGDTLLLCSDGLSGMIRADEIREVLVSVSDPLEACKVLTERANLAGGHDNITVIVSRFDGPALSAPTAEDVLAYKKYALPEAPSSDVTMRVAPVSAEDVQVPEVSEEAARESRKLKVGHTMFGMSTPALDPPEEDEGDSSPESAPEAPRGQNSTPPPVFDLADEPVDIPTTGWPPQYVGMAVLCALVLVAVTGFMLLR, from the coding sequence ATGAGCGACGACGCCGAGCTGACGCTGGACGTGTTCGGTCGCACCGACGTCGGGCAGATCCGCGAGCACAACGAGGACAACTTCCTCGTTGCGGACCTCACCCGCAAGAGCCGGAGCTTGATGGAGACCGACCGCCACCAGCAGGTGGGCCGCCGCGGTACCGTGCTCGGCGTTTGTGACGGCATGGGCGGCGCCGCCGCCGGCGAAGTGGCCAGCCAGCTCGCCGTGGACATCATCTACGAGCGCCTGGCCCAGGGCGATCCCCCCTTGGACCGCGACGACTTGGCGCGGCGCCTGGTCAAGGCGGTGGAGGACGCCGGCGTCCGGATCTTCAACGAGGCGCGGGCGGATCGCACGCGCCGGGGCATGGGCACCACCGCCACCATCGCCGCCCTGCTGGACTCCCGGCTGTTCGTGGCGCAGGTGGGGGACAGCCGGGCCTACATCCTGCGCGGGGACAAGCTGGTCCAGGTCACGCGGGATCAGTCCCTGGTGAATCAGCTGATCGAAGCCGGCCAGCTCACCGAAGAAGAAGCCGAGACCTTCGAGCACAACAACATCATCTTGCAGGCCCTGGGTACGGCGGACACCGTGCAGGTGGACCTCACCTACGTCGATCTTCGGACCGGAGACACGCTGCTGCTGTGCTCCGATGGCCTCTCCGGAATGATCCGCGCGGACGAAATCCGGGAAGTGCTGGTCAGCGTCTCGGACCCGCTGGAGGCCTGCAAGGTGCTGACCGAGCGGGCGAACCTCGCGGGCGGACACGACAACATCACCGTGATCGTGTCTCGCTTCGACGGACCCGCCTTGAGCGCGCCCACGGCCGAGGACGTGCTGGCGTACAAGAAGTACGCGCTGCCGGAAGCCCCCAGCTCCGACGTGACCATGCGCGTTGCGCCCGTCTCGGCGGAAGACGTCCAGGTTCCCGAGGTCAGCGAGGAAGCCGCGCGGGAATCTCGCAAGCTCAAGGTCGGCCACACGATGTTCGGCATGAGCACGCCGGCGCTCGACCCCCCCGAAGAGGACGAAGGGGATTCGAGCCCGGAGTCGGCCCCCGAAGCGCCCCGCGGGCAAAACTCCACTCCACCTCCGGTGTTCGATCTGGCGGACGAGCCCGTGGACATCCCGACCACGGGGTGGCCCCCGCAGTACGTGGGCATGGCCGTGCTGTGCGCCCTGGTTCTGGTCGCCGTCACCGGATTCATGCTCCTGCGTTGA
- a CDS encoding ABC transporter permease: MRHTLRRILWIVPTLLLVSLFSFAALSRSDAGALPRFFQPSPQSVRDLALGAMARVAEGDRQAHAELARLGGAALPFVLPALDGLAPAGRARVAVALAPVARRMGVGGGEALERPETAVLFWTRFWQDRGIDFRPAVVKRAVKRLGMRSTVGRRDDVLQLDTYALSELVGAMGDVRSEDDVSRVRRLAAAAAHVTGMALRVERDASIADAERVAAEWRRWWRKHKSEYSTLDGPSRIVAMFSQTQYGRWAVGAADERLGLTESGEPVLDLLEARAPVSLWLVFWALVAGYLGGIAVGLAGAVRAHRPLDLSTTAATLLVVAVPTATVATLLAPADIRRPGTGGAIALMVLLSLALVSRYQRAASRTALDQEYVRTLRAQGASDARVALRVFRASSAAVLSLSGVQLPTLLTAAFVLEQAFRLPGLGPVTLQAAAVRDVPWLMAMALGGTAFVALAQIGSDLLLARLDPRVRVAIHRQGAALE, encoded by the coding sequence ATGCGTCACACGCTGCGGCGGATCCTGTGGATCGTGCCGACGCTGCTGTTGGTGTCGTTGTTCTCCTTCGCGGCGCTGAGCCGCAGCGACGCTGGTGCCCTACCCCGCTTCTTCCAGCCCTCTCCTCAGTCCGTCCGAGACCTGGCACTGGGCGCCATGGCGCGGGTGGCGGAGGGCGACCGGCAGGCGCACGCCGAGCTGGCGCGCCTCGGTGGCGCGGCGCTGCCCTTCGTGCTGCCGGCCCTCGACGGCCTCGCCCCCGCGGGTCGCGCCCGGGTGGCCGTAGCGCTGGCGCCAGTGGCGCGGCGTATGGGCGTGGGCGGCGGTGAAGCGCTCGAACGACCCGAAACCGCGGTGCTGTTCTGGACGCGCTTCTGGCAAGACCGCGGCATCGACTTCCGCCCCGCGGTGGTCAAGCGTGCGGTCAAGCGGCTCGGAATGCGCTCCACCGTAGGGCGCCGCGACGACGTGCTCCAGCTCGACACCTACGCGCTCTCGGAGCTCGTCGGCGCCATGGGAGACGTGCGCTCGGAAGACGACGTGAGCCGCGTGCGGCGTCTCGCCGCCGCCGCCGCGCACGTGACCGGGATGGCGCTCCGGGTCGAGCGCGACGCGAGCATCGCCGACGCCGAACGCGTCGCCGCCGAGTGGCGGCGTTGGTGGCGCAAGCACAAGAGCGAGTACTCGACGCTGGACGGCCCGAGCCGCATCGTCGCCATGTTCAGTCAGACGCAGTACGGACGCTGGGCCGTCGGCGCCGCCGACGAGCGCCTGGGTCTCACCGAGAGCGGGGAGCCGGTGCTGGACCTGCTCGAAGCGCGCGCACCGGTCTCGTTGTGGCTCGTGTTCTGGGCGCTGGTGGCCGGCTACCTCGGGGGCATCGCGGTGGGCTTGGCCGGTGCCGTTCGAGCGCACCGCCCTTTGGATCTGTCGACCACGGCGGCGACGCTGCTGGTGGTGGCCGTGCCCACCGCCACCGTGGCAACCCTGCTGGCCCCCGCCGACATACGACGCCCGGGAACTGGAGGAGCGATCGCGCTCATGGTGCTCCTGTCCCTGGCGCTGGTCTCGCGCTACCAGCGCGCCGCATCGCGAACGGCGCTGGACCAGGAGTACGTCCGCACGCTGCGCGCCCAGGGCGCCAGTGACGCACGGGTGGCGCTCAGAGTGTTCCGCGCGTCCAGCGCTGCGGTGCTGTCGCTCTCCGGCGTGCAACTGCCGACACTGCTCACCGCGGCCTTCGTGCTCGAGCAGGCGTTTCGCCTCCCGGGCCTCGGTCCGGTCACCCTGCAAGCGGCAGCGGTTCGCGACGTCCCGTGGCTGATGGCGATGGCCCTCGGTGGAACGGCGTTCGTCGCCTTGGCGCAGATCGGCAGCGATTTGCTCTTGGCGCGTCTGGACCCGCGGGTGCGCGTCGCCATCCATCGACAGGGAGCGGCCCTCGAATGA
- a CDS encoding ABC transporter permease: MKLSSRVALCVLATIALVGVFADVLASPQPLMARTADGFFLLPAVTAPGHVFTAAEGWAVWAPLRGASELVYGARTLVLASVLSLTLSLAIGVPLGAVTGTRGGLFDALLSRSVELSGALPTLVVLILARSFASLSALSAFVLVVGTVRGLELARLVRGEVLRVQGQDFMVAARALGAGSLALLRRHVLPHALGPVLVSGALTAAYVVGLEAALSFVGLGLGPELPSWGALLGRHFALAPAAAISITTLSLFMVADGLDDALSARRGRP, translated from the coding sequence ATGAAGCTCTCGTCGCGTGTGGCGCTGTGCGTGCTGGCGACGATCGCCCTCGTCGGCGTGTTCGCAGACGTGCTCGCCTCGCCGCAGCCGCTCATGGCGCGCACCGCGGACGGCTTCTTCCTGCTGCCCGCCGTCACGGCGCCTGGGCACGTGTTCACGGCGGCGGAGGGATGGGCCGTGTGGGCGCCGTTGCGGGGGGCCAGCGAGCTGGTGTACGGCGCGCGCACGCTGGTGCTGGCGAGCGTGCTGAGCCTGACCCTGAGCCTCGCCATCGGCGTGCCCCTGGGTGCCGTCACCGGGACACGCGGTGGCTTGTTCGACGCCCTGTTGAGTCGCAGCGTCGAGCTCTCGGGGGCGCTGCCGACGTTGGTGGTGCTGATCCTGGCTCGGTCCTTCGCCTCTCTGTCCGCGCTTTCCGCCTTCGTGCTCGTGGTCGGCACGGTGCGCGGCCTGGAGCTCGCGCGGCTGGTGCGCGGCGAGGTATTGCGCGTACAAGGCCAGGACTTCATGGTGGCCGCGCGCGCCCTCGGGGCCGGCTCCTTGGCGCTGCTTCGCCGTCACGTGCTGCCCCACGCCCTCGGCCCCGTGCTGGTGAGCGGCGCGCTCACCGCCGCGTACGTCGTGGGTCTGGAAGCCGCCCTGTCTTTCGTGGGGCTGGGGCTCGGCCCCGAGCTGCCGTCCTGGGGCGCGCTCCTCGGTCGCCATTTCGCGCTGGCCCCCGCCGCCGCCATCAGCATCACCACGCTTTCGCTGTTCATGGTCGCGGACGGCCTCGACGACGCTCTGTCGGCGCGCCGCGGCCGTCCCTGA
- the trxA gene encoding thioredoxin, with product MPLPQVTEQNFEQEVLATDIPVLVEFGAEWCGPCKMVAPELEALSRELEGKAKVVQVDIDRSPMLARELGVQSVPTFVVFHQGRPAGGKVGALRKAQLKEMVEPFLPRAAGALKPMEVAELLRRGQVVLVDTREAPVFARAHLPGAVNMPLDEIKGRLAELHMLPGAPVLYCRAGDKTRDVAAELAEQGVPVSFLDGGVLDWEASGLPIERPD from the coding sequence ATGCCCCTCCCGCAGGTGACGGAACAGAACTTCGAGCAAGAAGTGCTCGCCACGGACATCCCGGTGTTGGTCGAGTTCGGCGCGGAATGGTGTGGCCCATGCAAGATGGTCGCGCCGGAGCTCGAGGCCCTCTCGCGCGAGCTGGAAGGCAAGGCCAAGGTGGTGCAGGTCGACATCGATCGCTCGCCGATGCTCGCTCGCGAGCTCGGAGTGCAGTCGGTCCCCACCTTCGTGGTGTTTCACCAAGGTCGCCCCGCCGGCGGCAAGGTCGGTGCCCTGCGCAAGGCTCAGCTGAAGGAGATGGTGGAGCCATTTCTGCCTCGCGCCGCCGGTGCCCTGAAACCGATGGAGGTCGCCGAGCTGCTGCGCCGAGGACAGGTGGTGTTGGTCGACACGCGGGAAGCGCCGGTGTTCGCCCGCGCGCACCTCCCCGGCGCCGTGAACATGCCGCTGGACGAGATCAAAGGGCGGCTCGCGGAGCTTCACATGCTGCCGGGCGCACCCGTGCTGTACTGCCGCGCGGGGGACAAGACCCGTGACGTGGCGGCGGAGCTCGCCGAGCAGGGCGTGCCCGTCTCTTTCCTCGACGGTGGCGTGCTCGACTGGGAAGCGTCGGGCCTGCCCATCGAGCGCCCGGATTGA
- the larC gene encoding nickel pincer cofactor biosynthesis protein LarC, protein MTVAALVDLGVPFSVVNDAVACLGLPGIRLAVEAGFAGAIGASRLVVELEAQNRERSYAEIEALIARAPLESRAKELAQRIFRRLAEAESEVHRIAIADVHFHEVGALDAIADIVGAAAAFAHLGAEVIASPLPMGRGQVECRHGVLPLPAPATVNCLRGVPTYDAGIDEELVTPTGAAIVGAVASSFARWPAFAPEHVGWGRGTKELTDRPNVLRVVLGTAQAPAREHHSHVVVEANVDDLTGEVAAHALGQLLGAGALDAWAQPITMKKGRPGLTLSALAPEDRADHVAEVLLRETSTIGVRFREVSRRERPRRTVEVDTEFGRIPLKISEGPFGPPQVKPEFDACVKAAQAVGVPVREVIARALSAYRG, encoded by the coding sequence ATGACGGTCGCTGCGCTGGTGGATCTCGGCGTGCCGTTCTCGGTGGTGAACGACGCGGTGGCCTGCCTCGGACTCCCCGGCATTCGCCTCGCGGTGGAGGCCGGCTTCGCCGGCGCCATCGGCGCCAGCCGTCTCGTCGTCGAGCTGGAGGCGCAAAACCGCGAGCGTTCGTACGCGGAGATCGAAGCGCTGATCGCCCGGGCGCCCCTCGAGTCGCGGGCGAAGGAGCTGGCCCAGCGCATCTTCCGCCGGCTGGCGGAGGCCGAGAGCGAAGTGCATCGCATCGCCATCGCGGACGTGCACTTTCACGAGGTCGGCGCGCTGGACGCCATCGCGGACATCGTGGGAGCCGCCGCGGCCTTCGCGCACCTGGGGGCCGAGGTGATCGCGAGCCCACTGCCCATGGGACGCGGACAGGTGGAGTGCCGACACGGTGTGCTGCCGTTGCCCGCGCCCGCTACGGTGAACTGTCTCCGTGGGGTGCCCACCTACGACGCGGGCATCGACGAAGAGCTGGTCACGCCGACGGGGGCCGCCATCGTCGGCGCCGTGGCGTCGAGCTTCGCGCGCTGGCCCGCGTTCGCTCCCGAGCACGTCGGTTGGGGGCGGGGGACGAAAGAGCTCACGGACCGACCCAACGTCTTGCGCGTGGTGTTGGGGACGGCCCAAGCGCCGGCCCGCGAGCACCACAGTCACGTGGTGGTGGAGGCGAACGTCGACGATCTCACCGGCGAGGTCGCCGCGCACGCCCTCGGGCAGCTGCTCGGCGCCGGCGCGCTGGACGCGTGGGCCCAGCCCATCACCATGAAGAAGGGACGCCCCGGCCTCACGCTCTCGGCGCTGGCTCCCGAAGACCGGGCCGATCACGTTGCGGAGGTGCTGCTGCGCGAGACCAGTACCATCGGCGTGCGCTTTCGGGAGGTGTCCCGTCGCGAGCGCCCGCGCCGAACCGTGGAAGTGGACACCGAGTTCGGGCGCATTCCGCTCAAGATCAGCGAGGGTCCCTTCGGTCCCCCGCAGGTGAAGCCGGAGTTCGACGCCTGCGTGAAGGCGGCCCAGGCCGTCGGCGTCCCGGTGCGGGAAGTGATCGCGCGGGCGCTTTCGGCGTACCGCGGTTGA